The following are encoded together in the Lactuca sativa cultivar Salinas chromosome 1, Lsat_Salinas_v11, whole genome shotgun sequence genome:
- the LOC111880151 gene encoding myosin-6 isoform X1 — MSYSRVNLESYLIPLEEINRATEDFSLERYIGSGGFGKVYKGKLSEHWQSRTAAIKRLDRDSRQGEHEFRNEVEMISKFHHENIICFIGYCDENNEMIIVYEYAKNGSLDYHLEDVKKMRRITWAQRLKICIGAARGINYLHSGLGEHNRVIHRDLKSANILLDGDLVAKICDFGLSKFCPRNQPDTQLYTRVAGTQFYTDPSYHESHILSKESDVYSFGVILFEMLSGMLVYCTRKIGDDRPQLLMNFVRRYHLKDTDRLIDPNIRDHINSHSFDMFKEIAYQCINLNVMERPTMDTVIERIQKAWDIQENVDILIDCVMKDMGFSYGKPLAAFTIYKWLIHYKYLEAERTTVLDRLIEIIILAIKDKNNNNNNEMAYWLSNASTLLFLIQKTLKLDDPNSVWKPSPRALLLRRISMGFHSSQSSIGLSEAEAALNIVQQVEAKYPALLFKQQLTAYVENLYNIICDNLKKELGPILALCIEALQMSERVPTSGQSFGKDSQFSRWRGPLLALCIKAPQTSEGVPTSGQSFEEDSQFSHWQGIVDRLNTLLNSLKENFVPPIIIQKIFARTFSYIDVHLFNSILSRQECFSFSNGEYVKAGLAALELWCSQAKDEYAGSAWDELRHIRQAIRFLTIHQTNKILFVEITNDLCPILSIQQLHRICTMSSDETHNTRTISQDVTSRIKTLMAADSNGTGTFLLDEDSSMPSFVDDLSTSLELKDFVNVKLDVEHVNYQALQFLYN; from the exons ATGTCTTATTCACGGGTAAACCTTGAAAGTTATCTAATTCCACTGGAGGAGATTAATCGTGCCACCGAAGACTTCAGTCTTGAAAGATATATCGGAAGCGGTGGATTTGGTAAGGTCTACAAAGGGAAACTCTCGGAACACTGGCAAAGCCGCACAGCCGCTATCAAACGCCTAGATAGGGATAGCCGCCAAGGCGAACACGAGTTCCGCAACGAAGTTGAGATGATTTcaaaattccaccatgaaaacatcaTCTGCTTCATTGGTTACTGTGATGAAAACAACGAGATGATTATTGTTTATGAATATGCTAAGAATGGAAGCCTTGATTATCATCTCGAAGACGTAAAGAAGATGCGCCGCATAACATGGGCACAACGGCTGAAGATTTGCATAGGAGCAGCAAGAGGAATCAATTATCTTCACTCAGGTCTAGGGGAGCACAACCGAGTAATACACAGGGACCTCAAGAGTGCTAACATATTGTTAGATGGTGATTTGGTTGCAAAAATTTGTGATTTTGGCTTGTCAAAATTTTGTCCCAGAAATCAGCCAGATACCCAACTGTACACAAGGGTTGCGGGTACGCAGTTTTACACGGATCCCAGCTACCATGAAAGCCACATCCTAAGTAAAGAATCGGACGTGTATTCATTTGGCGTGATACTCTTTGAAATGCTGAGTGGGATGCTGGTTTATTGTACAAGGAAAATTGGAGATGATAGGCCACAACTTCTGATGAATTTTGTCCGGCGATACCATCTGAAGGATACTGACAGGTTAATTGATCCGAATATAAGAGATCATATTAATAGTCATTCTTTTGATATGTTTAAAGAAATTGCATATCAGTGTATTAATCTCAATGTTATGGAACGCCCTACAATGGACACCGTTATTGAGAGGATTCAGAAAGCATGGGATATTCAA GAGAATGTGGATATCCTTATTGATTGTGTTATGAAAGATATGGGATTCAGTTATGGCAAACCTCTTGCAGCGTTTACCATATACAAATGGCTTATCCATTATAAATATCTTGAAGCTGAAAGAACTACTGTGCTTGATCGACTTATTGAGATTATTATTTTGGCAATTAAG gataaaaataataataataataatgagatGGCTTATTGGTTATCAAATGCATCTACATTGTTATTCTTAATCCAAAAAACTCTAAAACTTGATGATCCAAATTCAGTTTGGAAACCATCCCCTCGAGCTTTGCTATTGCGAAGAATCTCAATG GGCTTTCATTCATCCCAGTCTTCTATCGGCCTTTCCGAGGCTGAGGCTGCACTTAACATAGTACAACAAGTTGAAGCCAAATACCCAGCTTTGCTTTTCAAGCAGCAACTAACAGCATATGTAGAGAACTTGTACAACATTATTTGTGACAACTTGAAGAAGGAACTGGGACCAATACTTGCCTTATGTATTGAG GCTCTACAAATGTCCGAGAGAGTGCCAACATCCGGACAGTCCTTTGGAAAAGATTCTCAATTCAGTCGCTGGCGGGGACCATTACTTGCCTTATGTATCAAG GCTCCACAAACGTCCGAAGGAGTGCCAACATCCGGACAGTCCTTTGAAGAAGATTCTCAATTCAGTCACTGGCAAGGCATCGTTGATCGTCTCAACACTCTTCTGAACTCATTGAAAGAAAATTTT GTGCCTCCGATAATCATTCAGAAGATATTTGCTCGAACTTTCTCATATATTGATGTGCATCTCTTTAACAG TATTCTTTCGCGCCAAGAGTGTTTTAGCTTCAGCAATGGGGAATATGTGAAAGCTGGTTTAGCAGCTTTGGAGCTATGGTGTAGTCAGGCAAAAGATGAG TATGCAGGCTCAGCTTGGGATGAACTTAGGCATATTAGACAAGCTATTAGATTCTTG ACTATACATCAGACGAACAAGATATTGTTTGTTGAAATCACCAATGATCTATGCCCT ATTCTAAGTATACAACAGTTGCATAGAATATGCACTATGTCTTCCGATGAAACACACAACACTCGGACTATATCCCAAGAT GTTACTTCAAGAATAAAGACACTTATGGCAGCAGATTCCAATGGTACCGGTACCTTTCTGTTAGACGAAGATTCCAG CATGCCTTCCTTCGTTGATGACCTCTCCACATCCTTGGAGCTAAAAGATTTTGTAAATGTTAAACTTGATGTAGAACATGTCAATTATCAAGCCCTCCAGTTTTTGTACAACTAA
- the LOC111880151 gene encoding myosin-6 isoform X2 yields the protein MSYSRVNLESYLIPLEEINRATEDFSLERYIGSGGFGKVYKGKLSEHWQSRTAAIKRLDRDSRQGEHEFRNEVEMISKFHHENIICFIGYCDENNEMIIVYEYAKNGSLDYHLEDVKKMRRITWAQRLKICIGAARGINYLHSGLGEHNRVIHRDLKSANILLDGDLVAKICDFGLSKFCPRNQPDTQLYTRVAGTQFYTDPSYHESHILSKESDVYSFGVILFEMLSGMLVYCTRKIGDDRPQLLMNFVRRYHLKDTDRLIDPNIRDHINSHSFDMFKEIAYQCINLNVMERPTMDTVIERIQKAWDIQENVDILIDCVMKDMGFSYGKPLAAFTIYKWLIHYKYLEAERTTVLDRLIEIIILAIKDKNNNNNNEMAYWLSNASTLLFLIQKTLKLDDPNSVWKPSPRALLLRRISMGFHSSQSSIGLSEAEAALNIVQQVEAKYPALLFKQQLTAYVENLYNIICDNLKKELGPILALCIEALQMSERVPTSGQSFGKDSQFSRWRGPLLALCIKAPQTSEGVPTSGQSFEEDSQFSHWQGIVDRLNTLLNSLKENFVPPIIIQKIFARTFSYIDVHLFNSFSNGEYVKAGLAALELWCSQAKDEYAGSAWDELRHIRQAIRFLTIHQTNKILFVEITNDLCPILSIQQLHRICTMSSDETHNTRTISQDVTSRIKTLMAADSNGTGTFLLDEDSSMPSFVDDLSTSLELKDFVNVKLDVEHVNYQALQFLYN from the exons ATGTCTTATTCACGGGTAAACCTTGAAAGTTATCTAATTCCACTGGAGGAGATTAATCGTGCCACCGAAGACTTCAGTCTTGAAAGATATATCGGAAGCGGTGGATTTGGTAAGGTCTACAAAGGGAAACTCTCGGAACACTGGCAAAGCCGCACAGCCGCTATCAAACGCCTAGATAGGGATAGCCGCCAAGGCGAACACGAGTTCCGCAACGAAGTTGAGATGATTTcaaaattccaccatgaaaacatcaTCTGCTTCATTGGTTACTGTGATGAAAACAACGAGATGATTATTGTTTATGAATATGCTAAGAATGGAAGCCTTGATTATCATCTCGAAGACGTAAAGAAGATGCGCCGCATAACATGGGCACAACGGCTGAAGATTTGCATAGGAGCAGCAAGAGGAATCAATTATCTTCACTCAGGTCTAGGGGAGCACAACCGAGTAATACACAGGGACCTCAAGAGTGCTAACATATTGTTAGATGGTGATTTGGTTGCAAAAATTTGTGATTTTGGCTTGTCAAAATTTTGTCCCAGAAATCAGCCAGATACCCAACTGTACACAAGGGTTGCGGGTACGCAGTTTTACACGGATCCCAGCTACCATGAAAGCCACATCCTAAGTAAAGAATCGGACGTGTATTCATTTGGCGTGATACTCTTTGAAATGCTGAGTGGGATGCTGGTTTATTGTACAAGGAAAATTGGAGATGATAGGCCACAACTTCTGATGAATTTTGTCCGGCGATACCATCTGAAGGATACTGACAGGTTAATTGATCCGAATATAAGAGATCATATTAATAGTCATTCTTTTGATATGTTTAAAGAAATTGCATATCAGTGTATTAATCTCAATGTTATGGAACGCCCTACAATGGACACCGTTATTGAGAGGATTCAGAAAGCATGGGATATTCAA GAGAATGTGGATATCCTTATTGATTGTGTTATGAAAGATATGGGATTCAGTTATGGCAAACCTCTTGCAGCGTTTACCATATACAAATGGCTTATCCATTATAAATATCTTGAAGCTGAAAGAACTACTGTGCTTGATCGACTTATTGAGATTATTATTTTGGCAATTAAG gataaaaataataataataataatgagatGGCTTATTGGTTATCAAATGCATCTACATTGTTATTCTTAATCCAAAAAACTCTAAAACTTGATGATCCAAATTCAGTTTGGAAACCATCCCCTCGAGCTTTGCTATTGCGAAGAATCTCAATG GGCTTTCATTCATCCCAGTCTTCTATCGGCCTTTCCGAGGCTGAGGCTGCACTTAACATAGTACAACAAGTTGAAGCCAAATACCCAGCTTTGCTTTTCAAGCAGCAACTAACAGCATATGTAGAGAACTTGTACAACATTATTTGTGACAACTTGAAGAAGGAACTGGGACCAATACTTGCCTTATGTATTGAG GCTCTACAAATGTCCGAGAGAGTGCCAACATCCGGACAGTCCTTTGGAAAAGATTCTCAATTCAGTCGCTGGCGGGGACCATTACTTGCCTTATGTATCAAG GCTCCACAAACGTCCGAAGGAGTGCCAACATCCGGACAGTCCTTTGAAGAAGATTCTCAATTCAGTCACTGGCAAGGCATCGTTGATCGTCTCAACACTCTTCTGAACTCATTGAAAGAAAATTTT GTGCCTCCGATAATCATTCAGAAGATATTTGCTCGAACTTTCTCATATATTGATGTGCATCTCTTTAACAG CTTCAGCAATGGGGAATATGTGAAAGCTGGTTTAGCAGCTTTGGAGCTATGGTGTAGTCAGGCAAAAGATGAG TATGCAGGCTCAGCTTGGGATGAACTTAGGCATATTAGACAAGCTATTAGATTCTTG ACTATACATCAGACGAACAAGATATTGTTTGTTGAAATCACCAATGATCTATGCCCT ATTCTAAGTATACAACAGTTGCATAGAATATGCACTATGTCTTCCGATGAAACACACAACACTCGGACTATATCCCAAGAT GTTACTTCAAGAATAAAGACACTTATGGCAGCAGATTCCAATGGTACCGGTACCTTTCTGTTAGACGAAGATTCCAG CATGCCTTCCTTCGTTGATGACCTCTCCACATCCTTGGAGCTAAAAGATTTTGTAAATGTTAAACTTGATGTAGAACATGTCAATTATCAAGCCCTCCAGTTTTTGTACAACTAA